Proteins found in one Cryptococcus neoformans var. grubii H99 chromosome 14, complete sequence genomic segment:
- a CDS encoding COP9 signalosome complex subunit 3 — MSSRPQKEATSPVSELTQPTKTNPTPVPESFDPSTLTSPSTTTTTTAAAPELAPAPVTAPEAAPSLHAHPAFPSLPQPGKLPTTPQEIHHILSLPANQFTAKGLPLLAKVADGKPFEGASLKARERRNAGEQLLALYEAGDEVYEMADERIKEIGGGLVYVLSARITLGQGNPVIWSDKMLDFAINLCELADPAQLRISHQRVAAFAWGLLRLSQQLSKVKFVIPAITSLIQKLNYRQTFSPIFGALLEACLVTRQFDHPSLGLVLDIIFLNVKTTAPTYLDILTYYHHAGAVTMAVGDFRKAKEYYLTALTVPTTTASAIQLACAKRALLCELIVTGKKIVWPKYTPIPVTRIIEKYATSYNELAKEFEAHNWAAVRKAHTVAEFEKDCNRGLIEQVVNSIHRHMILRLRKTYIRLTVDSLARRLRVGDDLPKAERVVAILDDMIKSGEVSAILTPSATQPQSHSQAIVEFITTAESFTSPAALGRLKRADALAALLQEHLAEGSRRLGTSKEYLRKQAQCLESNGKKNKGDEFDQLMEAEEAMEPGPGSGKTMGSSGGGGSKSGGLRGVASNMADIGF; from the exons ATGAGCTCGCGCCCGCAAAAAGAGGCCACCTCACCCGTCTCCGAACTAACTCAGCCTACAAAAACAAACCCAACGCCAGTACCCGAGTCTTTCGACCCCTCGACTTTAACCTCGCCGTCAACGACCACAACCACAACTGCAGCGGCACCCGAACTTGCACCTGCGCCCGTAACAGCACCAGAAGCTGCACCTTCCTTACACGCCCATCCCGCGttcccatctcttccccaacCTGGAAAATTACCTACCACCCCCCAAGAAATCCACCATATTCTCTCCTTACCCGCAAACCAGTTTACAGCGAAAGGTCTCCCGCTTCTTGCCAAAGTCGCTGATGGGAAGCCATTTGAGGGTGCTTCTTTGAAAGCGCgggaaaggaggaatgCCGGCGAACAGCTGTTGGCGCTGTACGAGGCCGGTGATGAAGTGTATGAGATGGCAGATGAGAGAATAAAAGAGATTGGGGGAGGACTTGTCTATGTGCT GTCGGCAAGGATTACTCTTGGGCAAGGCAATCCTGTGATATGGAGTGACAAGATGTTGGATTTCGCCATCAATCTCTGTGAACTCGCTGATCCTGCCCAGCTGCGGATCAGTCACCAAAGAG TTGCTGCATTTGCATGGGGCCTTTTACGCTTGTCACAACAGCTTTCAAAG GTCAAATTCGTCATCCCTGCAATCACCTCGCTCATCCAGAAGCTCAATTACCGTCAAACGTTTTCTCCCATATTTGGCGCTTTGCTAGAAGCTTGCCTAGTTACTCGTCAATTTGACCATCCTAGCTTAGGGTTGGTCCTCGATATCATCTTTTTGAACGTCAAGACT ACTGCGCCTACTTACTTGGATATCCTAACGTATTATCATCACGCCGGTGCTGTCACCATGGCTGTGGGAGACTTTCGTAAAGCTAAAGAATATTACTTGACT GCTTTGACGGTTCCGACCACGACTGCTTCAGCTATTCAACTAGCTTGCGCCAAGAGGGCATTATTGTGCGAATTGATCGTCACAGGAAAA AAAATCGTTTGGCCCAAGTATACGCCCATTCCAGTGACCAGGATAATTGAGAAATATGCTACTTCTTATAACGAGTTGGCCAAGGAGTTTGAAGCGCACAACTGGGCGGCTGTGCGAAAAGCTCACACTGTAGCAGAGTTTGAAAAG GACTGTAACAGAGGCTTAATTGAGCAGGTTGTTAACTCTATTCATCGCCATATGATTTTGCGGCTTCGCAAAACGTATATACGATTGACTGTGGATAGCCTTGCTAGACGATTGAGGGTTGGCGATGACTTGCCCAAAGCTGAGCGGGTCGTTGCGATTTTAGATGACATG ATAAAATCGGGAGAAGTCTCTGCTATTTTGACGCCCTCCGCGACTCAACCCCAATCGCATTCCCAAGCGATCGTCGAGTTTATCACGACGGCAGAAAGTTTTACTTCCCCGGCGGCGTTGGGGCGTTTGAAAAGGGCAGATGCACTGGCTGCATTGTTGCAGGAGCATTTAGCCGAAGGTAGTAGGAGGTTGGGAACGAGTAAAGAATATCTTCGTAAA CAAGCACAATGTTTAGAATCTAATGGTAAAAAGAACAAGGGAGACGAATTCGATCAGTTGAtggaggcagaagaggcgATGGAGCCAGGGCCGGGCAGCGGGAAGACGATGGGGAGCAGCGGTGGCGGTGGATCTAAGAGCGGAGGTTTGAGGGGCGTGGCCTCGAATATGGCTGATATAGGCTTTTGA
- a CDS encoding 2-nitropropane dioxygenase, whose translation MSVISTPITELFGIKHPILLAGMNVAAGPELAAAVSNAGGLGVIGGLGYTPKHLRGVIKDLKASLKSPDLPFGVDLLIPSLGPTARKTNYDYTKGQLNDLIDVIIEEKAKLFVCAVGVPPKEAVEKLHAAGIYVMNMVGHPKHVTKALAQGVDIICAQGGEGGGHTGRTTFSILIPACVDLCKGKKSPLTGQPVHVIAAGGIYDGRGLAASLMYGAQAVWVGTRFVASTEAAAPKKHKELILSADHGDADTTLIYTGRPLRVRQTDYVKSWANRQDEILQLTKQGKIPHDAELQKHPEKSLEGRPWLMGDVSALIHDVKPAKEIIDEMVSTAKQCLEHGYASVSGGRGRSKAKL comes from the exons ATGTCTGTCATCTCCACGCCAATCACCGAACTCT TCGGTATCAAAcatcccatcctcctcgc GGGGATGAACGTCGCTGCAGGACCTGAGCTTGCTGCCGCCGTGTCTAATGCCGGTGGCCTCGGTGTCATCGGCGGTCTTGGTTATAC ACCCAAACATCTTCGAGGGGTCATTAAAGATCTGAAAGCTAGCCTTAAATCACCCGACCTAC CTTTTGGAGTGGATCTCCTCATCCCATCTTTGGGACCTACAGCCCGTAAAACCAACTATGATTACACCAAAGGCCAGCTTAACGATCTCATTGATGTCATCATTGAGGAAAAGGCCAAGCTCTTTGTCTGTGCTGTTGGAGTGCCACCCAAAGAGGCTGTAGAGAAACTGCATGCGGCTGGTATCTATGTGATGAAC ATGGTCGGGCACCCCAAGCATGTTACCAAAGCCCTTGCCCAAGGTGTAGATATCATTTGTGCACAA ggaggagagggcgGCGGCCACACTGGCAGAACCACATTCTCAATCCTCATTCCTGCCTGCGTTGACCTTtgcaaaggcaaaaagtCTCCTCTCACCGGTCAGCCC GTCCACGTGATTGCTGCGGGCGGCATCTATGATGGCCGCGGCCTTGCAGCATCACTCATGTACGGTGCACAGGCTGTCTGGGTCGGTACTCGGTTCGTTGCTAGTACAGAAGCTGCCGCGCCCAAGAAACACAAGGAGCT GATTTTGTCGGCCGATCATGGTGATGCTGACACGACTTTAATCTACACGGGTCGCCCTTTGCGAGTGAGGCAAACAGATTATGTAAAATCGTGGGCCAACAGGCAGGATGAAAT ATTGCAACTCACCAAGCAAGGAAAGATCCCTCACGATGCTGAGCTGCAGAAGCATCCCGAGAAGAGTCTCGAAGGTCGCCCCTGGCTCATGGGAGATGTTAGTGCTCTGATTCAC GATGTGAAGCCAGCAAAGGAGATCATTGATGAAATGGTTAGCACCGCAAAGCAATGCCTCGAACACGGCTATGCTTCAGTATCTGGCGGACGAGGTCGTTCCAAGGCCAAGCTTTAG
- a CDS encoding glutaminyl cyclase codes for MIAMILLLVYLYSLLVLSVSAHQSRSYNPLSISQLKRVIQLGPPQFSSVTDGHLGKLLIPRPSGSENNTLVQNYISSVFSKLGWHEEKTRFTSATPIGDIDFTNLVYTFDPDAPRRLVLAAHFDSKWYPDYPASQFIGATDSAAPCAILLSIAEFLTPFLNSRQSRISSGQPILRDGFDEEEEAETTVQIIFFDGEEAFHDWTDTDSIYGARYLAEEWSETYLPPAHPLTRRRMQPHPTVLNTIDHLVLFDLLGNKHSSIRSFFRETDWLFDHMASGDERLREEGLVEVEKGEDGWFRTERGRKGMVGDDHVPFLDRGVSVLHVISVPFPSVWHTIADDTTALSLPAIRRWNRILRVFVCEYLSLFPEDIDMSLDRDIDMDMGSDANEPTASTILTPKARSQDEL; via the exons ATGATCGCGATGATCCTGCTCCTAGTCTATCTCTACtccctcctcgtcctctccGTATCTGCCCATCAGTCCCGCTCCTACAaccctctttccatttcaCAGCTCAAGCGAGTAATCCAGCTCGGTCCGCCCCAATTCTCCAGTGTTACGGATGGTCATCTTGGTAAATTGCTTATCCCAAGACCAT CTGGATCGGAAAACAA CACTTTGGTGCAAAATTACATCTCTTCGGTCTTTTCTAAACTCGGCTGGCACGAAGAAAAG ACCCGCTTTACGTCTGCTACCCCGATAGGCGATATTGATTTCACCAATCTCGTCTATACGTTTGACCCAGACGCACCGAGGAGATTAGTCCTTGCTGCCCACTTCGATTCAAAGTGGTATCCAGACTATCCCGCGAGTCAG TTTATCGGCGCTACAGACTCAGCTGCTCCCTGTGCGATCCTTCTATCTATCGCCGAATTCCTCACGCCTTTCCTCAACTCTCGGCAATCCCGTATATCGTCTGGCCAACCTATTTTGCGGGATGGAttcgacgaagaagaagaggctgaaaCGACAGTGCAAATTATCTTTTTtgatggcgaagaagctTTTCACGATTGGACGGATACGGATTCCATCTACGGTGCACGGTATTTAGCGGAAGAATGGTCTGAAACTTATCTCCCTCCTGCCCATCCGCTTACTCGTCGTCGTATGCAGCCGCACCCTACAGTGCTCAACACGATCGATCACCTTGTTCTATTTGACTTACTCGGGAATAAACATTCCTCAATAAGGAGTTTCTTTAGGGAAACGGATTGGTTGTTTGATCATATGGCGAGTGGGGATGAAAGGTTAAGAGAAGAGGGTTTGGtagaggttgagaagggagaggatgggtgGTTTAGAActgagagaggaaggaaaggaatgGTGGGAGATGACCATGTCCCT TTTTTGGACAGGGGCGTTAGCGTACTACACGTCATTTCGGTGCCCTTTCCTAGTGTATGGCATACCATCGCT GATGATACGACAGCCTTATCACTACCCGCCATCCGACGATGGAATAGAATACTTAGAGTCTTTGTGTGTGAATACCTTTCATTGTTTCCCGAAGACATAGACATGAGTTTGGACAGGGATATAGATATGGATATGGGCAGTGATGCCAACGAACCAACAGCATCGACGATATTGACACCAAAAGCGAGATCGCAAGACGAATTA TAG
- a CDS encoding ubiquitin carboxyl-terminal hydrolase 7, variant, whose product MQQPVNDVQDIILDESPAPMEVDDIPNVHDYEAYAAKCMPDLGLEIEDFQYQTWRIEHWSQQPKRIVGPEFSCGGHKWRILLFPQGNANGQPNDMVSVYLDYANPKTAPEGWHACAQFCLAISNPWDPTIQTSSHAHHRFVAEECDWGFTRFVDLRKLYTADPVNGKNRPTIENDEVEITAFVRVLKDPTGVLWHNFVNYDSKKETGHVGLKNQGATCYMNSLLQSLFCTNYFRKAVYQIPTEDDIPSESLALALQRVFYHLQTSNQPVGTTELTKSFGWKSLDSFMQHDVQEFSRILQDKLEIKMKGTPAEGAIPKLFKGQMKNYIKCIDVDFESSVIEDFYDIQLTIKGLKDLRASFKEYVSVETLDGENKYQAEGHGLQAAKKGVIFKSFPPVLHLQLRRFEYDVEKDALVKINDRHEFPFEIDLGEFLDESADRAQSHVYKLHGVLVHSGDLHGGHYFALIKPEKDGRWYKFDDDRVTPVTDKEVLEDNYGGDMLNGLVPPHQRTQARTLKKFTNAYMLVYIRETELDTVLAPFTESDTPPHLKARLDHEREQLEAKKREKDEQHLYLTAKVITDEIFSKHQGFDLASFEDKNIPATDLPTFRVLKNESYPTFKSRIASHFKIPERDFRLWVLVNRQNKTTRPDVPIHENDNTQTMENIRNSMAARASDLKLYLDYNPDHAKFNELHAEGKEPPIMIFLKWFDCSRQTLLGQGKVFVDKHQKVSDLLGIIQERMGWPSSTPIKLYEEIKAGMIEGMKLKQSFIQNEIQDGDIICYQVELPEKEIADLEAQSLYSSVPQFYDFLQNRILVHFKPRYEDRAASVPEFDLMLSKKMTYDVMAHRVGEFLKYDPLKLRFTSAHNQNGAPKAIVKRSLNQSVADITQTSYYNQHAHICIYYELLDISIIELETKKSLKVVWTGRHNKEEATHSFLLPKTCTFNDVADNMSKLVKLEPNGSGKIRIFDVSPSGRSPREHTGSEMIGNLPESAELYAEEIPVEELQAGEGTKIVNVFHYSRDPSRTHGVPCKFVLHEGEPFSETKARLQERVGVSEKEFAKYKFSLVTSTVFKQPSIVEENDIIYDHKWAPDDALGLDHIDRRPNKANVEKGIVMR is encoded by the exons ATG CAGCAACCCGTAAATGATGTGCAGGACATTATTTTAGACGAAAGTCCGGCTCCAATGGAAGTCGATGACATCCCAAATGTTCATGACT ATGAGGCGTATGCCGCCAAGTGCATGCCTGATTTAGGCTTAGAAATCGAAGATTTCCAGTACCAAACATGGCGAATTGAGCACTGGAGTCAACAGCCGAAAAGAATAGTCGGACCAGAGTTCAGTTGTGGTGGTCACAAGTG GCGCATTTTGTTGTTTCCGCAAGGAAACGCGAACGGACAGCCCAACGACATGGTCTCCGTCTACCTAGATTATGCGAACCCAAAGACAGCCCCCGAAGGATGGCATGCCTGTGCACAATTCTGTCTGGCCATTTCGAACCCATGGGATCCCACGATTCAAACATCTAGCC ACGCGCATCATCGATTTGTTGCTGAAGAGTGTGATTGGGGATTCACTCGATTTGTCGACTTGCGAAAGTTGTACACAGCGGATCCTGTCAACGGAAAGAATAGACCGACGATTGAGAATGACGAAGTGGAGATTACAGCTTTCGTGCGAGTGTTGAAGGATCCCACGGGCGTTTTGTGGCACAATTTTGTCAA TTATGATTCCAAGAAGGAGACTGGTCATGTTGGTTTGAAGAACCAAGGCGCTACGTGTTACATGAACTCTCTCTTGCAGTCTCTCTTCTGTACCAACTACTTCCGAAAG GCTGTCTACCAAATACCCACCGAAGACGACATTCCATCCGAAAGTTTGGCTTTGGCTCTTCAACGCGTATTTTATCACCTTCAGACGTCCAACCAACCAGTAGGAACCACTGAGCTCACAAAATCTTTTGGATGGAAATCCCTCGATTCTTTCATGCAACACGACGTCCAAGAGTTCAGCCGTATCCTTCAAGACAAGTTGGAAatcaagatgaagggaaCTCCTGCCGAAGGCGCCATTCCGAAACTGTTCAAGGgtcagatgaagaattaCATCAAGTGCATTGATGTTGATTTTGAGTCGTCGGTGATTGAAGACTTCTATG ATATTCAACTTACCATCAAGGGACTGAAGGATTTGCGGGCTTCCTTCAAGGAGTATGTGTCCGTTGAGACACTCGATGGCGAGAACAAGTATCAAGCGGAGGGACACGGCTTGCAGGCTGCGAAAAAGGGTGTCATTTTCAAATCGTTCCCTCCagtccttcatctccagtTGCGCCGTTTTGAGTATGACGTAGAGAAGGATGCTTTGGTCAAGATTAATGACCGTCACGAGTTCCCTTTCGAGATTGATTTAGGAGAATTCCTCGATGAGTCGGCCGATCGGGCCCAATCCCACGTCTACAAGCTACACGGTGTCCTGGTGCATTCTGGTGATCTTCACGGCGGCCACTATTTCGCTCTCATTAAGCCTGAAAAGGATGGTCGCTGGTACAAATTTGATGATGACAGAGTTACGCCCGTCACAGACAAGGAGGTCTTAGAAGACAACTATGGCGGAGACATGTTGAACGGTCttgttcctcctcatcagaGGACTCAGGCTAGAACTCTCAAAAAGTTCACCAACGCCTATATGTTGGTTTACATAAGGGAAACAGAGCTTGACACAGTGTTGGCACCCTTTACAGAAAGTGACACACCTCCTCATTTGA AGGCTCGCTTGGATCACGAGAGGGAGCAGCTCGAGGCTaaaaagagggagaaggatgaacAGCACCTGTACTTGACAGCCAAAGTCATCACCGACGaaatcttctccaagcaCCAAGGTTTCGATCTTGCCTCCTTTGAGGACAAGAATATCCCAGCCACCGATCTGCCCACTTTCCGGGTGTTGAAGAACGAGAGCTATCCAACGTTCAAGAGCAGGATTGCTTCCCACTTTAAGATTCCAGAGCGCGATTTCCGTTTGTGGGTACTTGTAAATAGACAAAACAAGACAACACGCCCCGATGTCCCTATCCACGAGAACGACAACACGCAAA CAATGGAAAATATCCGTAATTCAATGGCCGCTCGAGCTTCTGATCTAAAATTATACCTCGACTACAATCCTGATCATGCCAAATTTAACGAA CTGCATGCTGAGGGCAAAGAGCCCCCCATTATGATCTTCCTCAAGTGGTTTGACTGTTCTCGTCAGACGCTGTTAGGTCAAGGGAAGGTGTTCGTCGACAAGCACCAAAAAGTTTCAGACTTGTTGGGTATCATACAGGAAAGGATGGGTTGGCCATCTTCAACGCCCATCAAGCTCTACGAG GAAATCAAGGCGGGTATGATCGAGGGAATGAAGTTGAAGCAGTCCTTCATTCAAAATGAAATTCAAGACGGAGATATCATCTGCTACCAGGTAGAACTTCCCGAGAAAGA GATCGCCGATTTAGAAGCGCAATCATTGTACTCGAGCGTTCCACAATTCTACGACTTCCTCCAAAACCGAATCCTTGTTCACTTCAAGCCTCGTTATGAAGACAGGGCCGCCAGCGTGCCCGAATTCGATCTCATGCTGAGTAAGAAGATGACATATGATGTT ATGGCGCACCGAGTCGGGGAATTCCTAAAATACGATCCTTTGAAGCTGAGATTTACCTCGGCTCATAACCAAAACGGTGCCCCCAAAGCTATCGTCAAGCGTTCGCTGAATCAAAGTGTGGCGGATATTACCCAGACCAGCTATTACAACCAGCACGCTCATATCTGCATCTATTACGAGTTACTGGATATCAGTATCATTGAGTTGGAAACGAAAAAATCGTTAAAGGTTGTCTGGACAGGAAGGCAtaataaagaagaa GCCACACATTCATTCTTACTGCCCAAAACCTGCACGTTCAATGACGTGGCCGATAACATGTCAAAACTCGTCAAACTCGAACCTAATGGCAGCGGCAAGATTAGAATCTTCGACGTCTCACCCTCTGGTCGATCACCACGTGAACATACTGGTTCAGAAATGATTGGAAATCTTCCTGAATCAGCTGAGTTATATGCAGAGGAGATCCCCGTTGAAGAATTACAAGCTGGCGAGGGCACCAAGATTGTGAATGTGTTCCACTACAGCAGAGACCCTTCCAGGACCCATGGTGTTCCCTGCAAATTTGTTCTGCACGAA GGAGAGCCCTTTTCTGAGACCAAGGCACGATTGCAAGAGAGGGTCGGCGTTTCTGAAAAGGAATTTGCCAAATACAAGTTCTCTTTAGTTACCTCAACAGTATTCAAACAACCCTCCATTGTGGAAGAAA ACGACATCATTTATGATCATAAGTGGGCACCAGATGATGCTCTTGGTCTCGATCATATCGATAGGCGGCCAAACAAGGCGAACGTCGAAAAGGGTATTGTAATGAGATAG
- a CDS encoding ubiquitin carboxyl-terminal hydrolase 7, whose product MQQPVNDVQDIILDESPAPMEVDDIPNVHDYEAYAAKCMPDLGLEIEDFQYQTWRIEHWSQQPKRIVGPEFSCGGHKWRILLFPQGNANGQPNDMVSVYLDYANPKTAPEGWHACAQFCLAISNPWDPTIQTSSHAHHRFVAEECDWGFTRFVDLRKLYTADPVNGKNRPTIENDEVEITAFVRVLKDPTGVLWHNFVNYDSKKETGHVGLKNQGATCYMNSLLQSLFCTNYFRKAVYQIPTEDDIPSESLALALQRVFYHLQTSNQPVGTTELTKSFGWKSLDSFMQHDVQEFSRILQDKLEIKMKGTPAEGAIPKLFKGQMKNYIKCIDVDFESSVIEDFYDIQLTIKGLKDLRASFKEYVSVETLDGENKYQAEGHGLQAAKKGVIFKSFPPVLHLQLRRFEYDVEKDALVKINDRHEFPFEIDLGEFLDESADRAQSHVYKLHGVLVHSGDLHGGHYFALIKPEKDGRWYKFDDDRVTPVTDKEVLEDNYGGDMLNGLVPPHQRTQARTLKKFTNAYMLVYIRETELDTVLAPFTESDTPPHLKARLDHEREQLEAKKREKDEQHLYLTAKVITDEIFSKHQGFDLASFEDKNIPATDLPTFRVLKNESYPTFKSRIASHFKIPERDFRLWVLVNRQNKTTRPDVPIHENDNTQTMENIRNSMAARASDLKLYLDYNPDHAKFNELHAEGKEPPIMIFLKWFDCSRQTLLGQGKVFVDKHQKVSDLLGIIQERMGWPSSTPIKLYEEIKAGMIEGMKLKQSFIQNEIQDGDIICYQVELPEKEIADLEAQSLYSSVPQFYDFLQNRILVHFKPRYEDRAASVPEFDLMLSKKMTYDVMAHRVGEFLKYDPLKLRFTSAHNQNGAPKAIVKRSLNQSVADITQTSYYNQHAHICIYYELLDISIIELETKKSLKVVWTGRHNKEEATHSFLLPKTCTFNDVADNMSKLVKLEPNGSGKIRIFDVSPSGRSPREHTGSEMIGNLPESAELYAEEIPVEELQAGEGTKIVNVFHYSRDPSRTHGVPCKFVLHEGEPFSETKARLQERVGVSEKEFAKYKFSLVTSTVFKQPSIVEEIELDDIIYDHKWAPDDALGLDHIDRRPNKANVEKGIVMR is encoded by the exons ATG CAGCAACCCGTAAATGATGTGCAGGACATTATTTTAGACGAAAGTCCGGCTCCAATGGAAGTCGATGACATCCCAAATGTTCATGACT ATGAGGCGTATGCCGCCAAGTGCATGCCTGATTTAGGCTTAGAAATCGAAGATTTCCAGTACCAAACATGGCGAATTGAGCACTGGAGTCAACAGCCGAAAAGAATAGTCGGACCAGAGTTCAGTTGTGGTGGTCACAAGTG GCGCATTTTGTTGTTTCCGCAAGGAAACGCGAACGGACAGCCCAACGACATGGTCTCCGTCTACCTAGATTATGCGAACCCAAAGACAGCCCCCGAAGGATGGCATGCCTGTGCACAATTCTGTCTGGCCATTTCGAACCCATGGGATCCCACGATTCAAACATCTAGCC ACGCGCATCATCGATTTGTTGCTGAAGAGTGTGATTGGGGATTCACTCGATTTGTCGACTTGCGAAAGTTGTACACAGCGGATCCTGTCAACGGAAAGAATAGACCGACGATTGAGAATGACGAAGTGGAGATTACAGCTTTCGTGCGAGTGTTGAAGGATCCCACGGGCGTTTTGTGGCACAATTTTGTCAA TTATGATTCCAAGAAGGAGACTGGTCATGTTGGTTTGAAGAACCAAGGCGCTACGTGTTACATGAACTCTCTCTTGCAGTCTCTCTTCTGTACCAACTACTTCCGAAAG GCTGTCTACCAAATACCCACCGAAGACGACATTCCATCCGAAAGTTTGGCTTTGGCTCTTCAACGCGTATTTTATCACCTTCAGACGTCCAACCAACCAGTAGGAACCACTGAGCTCACAAAATCTTTTGGATGGAAATCCCTCGATTCTTTCATGCAACACGACGTCCAAGAGTTCAGCCGTATCCTTCAAGACAAGTTGGAAatcaagatgaagggaaCTCCTGCCGAAGGCGCCATTCCGAAACTGTTCAAGGgtcagatgaagaattaCATCAAGTGCATTGATGTTGATTTTGAGTCGTCGGTGATTGAAGACTTCTATG ATATTCAACTTACCATCAAGGGACTGAAGGATTTGCGGGCTTCCTTCAAGGAGTATGTGTCCGTTGAGACACTCGATGGCGAGAACAAGTATCAAGCGGAGGGACACGGCTTGCAGGCTGCGAAAAAGGGTGTCATTTTCAAATCGTTCCCTCCagtccttcatctccagtTGCGCCGTTTTGAGTATGACGTAGAGAAGGATGCTTTGGTCAAGATTAATGACCGTCACGAGTTCCCTTTCGAGATTGATTTAGGAGAATTCCTCGATGAGTCGGCCGATCGGGCCCAATCCCACGTCTACAAGCTACACGGTGTCCTGGTGCATTCTGGTGATCTTCACGGCGGCCACTATTTCGCTCTCATTAAGCCTGAAAAGGATGGTCGCTGGTACAAATTTGATGATGACAGAGTTACGCCCGTCACAGACAAGGAGGTCTTAGAAGACAACTATGGCGGAGACATGTTGAACGGTCttgttcctcctcatcagaGGACTCAGGCTAGAACTCTCAAAAAGTTCACCAACGCCTATATGTTGGTTTACATAAGGGAAACAGAGCTTGACACAGTGTTGGCACCCTTTACAGAAAGTGACACACCTCCTCATTTGA AGGCTCGCTTGGATCACGAGAGGGAGCAGCTCGAGGCTaaaaagagggagaaggatgaacAGCACCTGTACTTGACAGCCAAAGTCATCACCGACGaaatcttctccaagcaCCAAGGTTTCGATCTTGCCTCCTTTGAGGACAAGAATATCCCAGCCACCGATCTGCCCACTTTCCGGGTGTTGAAGAACGAGAGCTATCCAACGTTCAAGAGCAGGATTGCTTCCCACTTTAAGATTCCAGAGCGCGATTTCCGTTTGTGGGTACTTGTAAATAGACAAAACAAGACAACACGCCCCGATGTCCCTATCCACGAGAACGACAACACGCAAA CAATGGAAAATATCCGTAATTCAATGGCCGCTCGAGCTTCTGATCTAAAATTATACCTCGACTACAATCCTGATCATGCCAAATTTAACGAA CTGCATGCTGAGGGCAAAGAGCCCCCCATTATGATCTTCCTCAAGTGGTTTGACTGTTCTCGTCAGACGCTGTTAGGTCAAGGGAAGGTGTTCGTCGACAAGCACCAAAAAGTTTCAGACTTGTTGGGTATCATACAGGAAAGGATGGGTTGGCCATCTTCAACGCCCATCAAGCTCTACGAG GAAATCAAGGCGGGTATGATCGAGGGAATGAAGTTGAAGCAGTCCTTCATTCAAAATGAAATTCAAGACGGAGATATCATCTGCTACCAGGTAGAACTTCCCGAGAAAGA GATCGCCGATTTAGAAGCGCAATCATTGTACTCGAGCGTTCCACAATTCTACGACTTCCTCCAAAACCGAATCCTTGTTCACTTCAAGCCTCGTTATGAAGACAGGGCCGCCAGCGTGCCCGAATTCGATCTCATGCTGAGTAAGAAGATGACATATGATGTT ATGGCGCACCGAGTCGGGGAATTCCTAAAATACGATCCTTTGAAGCTGAGATTTACCTCGGCTCATAACCAAAACGGTGCCCCCAAAGCTATCGTCAAGCGTTCGCTGAATCAAAGTGTGGCGGATATTACCCAGACCAGCTATTACAACCAGCACGCTCATATCTGCATCTATTACGAGTTACTGGATATCAGTATCATTGAGTTGGAAACGAAAAAATCGTTAAAGGTTGTCTGGACAGGAAGGCAtaataaagaagaa GCCACACATTCATTCTTACTGCCCAAAACCTGCACGTTCAATGACGTGGCCGATAACATGTCAAAACTCGTCAAACTCGAACCTAATGGCAGCGGCAAGATTAGAATCTTCGACGTCTCACCCTCTGGTCGATCACCACGTGAACATACTGGTTCAGAAATGATTGGAAATCTTCCTGAATCAGCTGAGTTATATGCAGAGGAGATCCCCGTTGAAGAATTACAAGCTGGCGAGGGCACCAAGATTGTGAATGTGTTCCACTACAGCAGAGACCCTTCCAGGACCCATGGTGTTCCCTGCAAATTTGTTCTGCACGAA GGAGAGCCCTTTTCTGAGACCAAGGCACGATTGCAAGAGAGGGTCGGCGTTTCTGAAAAGGAATTTGCCAAATACAAGTTCTCTTTAGTTACCTCAACAGTATTCAAACAACCCTCCATTGTGGAAGAAA TTGAACTAGACGACATCATTTATGATCATAAGTGGGCACCAGATGATGCTCTTGGTCTCGATCATATCGATAGGCGGCCAAACAAGGCGAACGTCGAAAAGGGTATTGTAATGAGATAG